One region of Agrobacterium tumefaciens genomic DNA includes:
- a CDS encoding FAD-dependent monooxygenase, with translation MPIKSVAIVGAGIAGLTAALSFARQGVSSDIVEQAGELTEVGAGLQVSPNAARILAELGVMTEVEARWTEPVSVDLADGKSLATLLSLPVGATARTRWGAPYGVLHRSTLQNALLNAVTRNPLCRLHLGKRIENATTDVIAATTFRDHDLIVGADGVWSAARFAVPSAPTATFSGNIAWRFTVAAKDVPSAINKSAVTAYLGSGGHIVAYPLKEVGGFNIVAIALGADPGATWRAESSGQQKAMLLAQFRGWSPDIVRLLASSENPTFWPLYQAGPGRWHNGRDTVLIGDAAHAMMPFAAQGAAMAIEDAFELAGTLTGTSLPVTQALAAFEALRLPRIEKARKRASLNRFAYHATGPVRLARNFVFSTRPREAFLKDFDWLYGYRAKG, from the coding sequence ATGCCCATCAAATCCGTAGCCATCGTCGGTGCCGGCATCGCCGGTCTCACCGCAGCGCTTTCTTTTGCCCGCCAGGGCGTCAGCTCTGACATCGTTGAACAGGCCGGCGAACTGACGGAAGTCGGTGCGGGCCTGCAAGTATCGCCCAATGCCGCCCGCATCCTTGCCGAACTCGGCGTGATGACTGAGGTAGAGGCGCGTTGGACCGAGCCGGTCAGTGTCGATCTGGCCGATGGCAAATCGCTTGCCACGTTGCTGTCCTTACCCGTGGGTGCGACGGCCCGCACACGCTGGGGCGCACCTTACGGCGTGCTGCATCGCTCGACGTTGCAAAACGCGCTTCTCAATGCGGTAACGCGCAATCCGCTCTGCCGCCTGCATCTTGGCAAACGTATCGAAAACGCGACGACAGACGTCATCGCTGCAACCACGTTCCGCGATCACGACCTGATCGTCGGCGCAGACGGTGTCTGGTCCGCGGCCCGTTTCGCTGTCCCCTCCGCCCCCACTGCCACCTTCTCCGGCAATATTGCCTGGCGCTTCACGGTCGCGGCAAAAGATGTGCCATCAGCCATCAACAAAAGCGCCGTCACCGCCTATCTCGGTTCGGGTGGCCATATCGTCGCCTACCCGCTGAAGGAAGTCGGCGGCTTCAACATTGTGGCCATCGCACTCGGCGCCGATCCCGGCGCAACATGGCGGGCGGAATCGAGCGGCCAACAGAAAGCCATGCTGCTTGCGCAGTTTCGCGGGTGGAGCCCGGATATCGTTCGGCTGCTGGCATCGTCGGAAAATCCGACCTTCTGGCCACTTTATCAGGCCGGTCCCGGACGCTGGCACAATGGTCGCGATACGGTGCTGATCGGCGACGCTGCCCACGCGATGATGCCCTTTGCCGCACAGGGGGCGGCGATGGCCATCGAGGATGCATTTGAACTGGCGGGCACATTGACCGGAACATCCCTGCCCGTAACACAGGCCCTTGCCGCCTTCGAAGCCCTGCGTCTGCCGCGCATAGAAAAGGCCCGCAAGCGGGCCTCTCTCAATCGTTTCGCCTATCACGCCACAGGCCCGGTTCGGCTTGCCCGGAACTTCGTCTTTTCGACACGTCCGAGGGAAGCCTTCCTGAAGGACTTCGACTGGCTATACGGCTACCGCGCCAAAGGCTGA
- a CDS encoding zinc-finger domain-containing protein, which translates to MAGHSIPHFQNDGGHSVIEIGVKEFMCTGASVPFDHPHIFIDMGDDNEKVCSYCSTLYRYNPSLKAEQTNPPGCVFHVKAA; encoded by the coding sequence ATGGCCGGGCATTCCATTCCCCACTTCCAGAACGATGGCGGACACAGCGTGATCGAGATCGGCGTCAAGGAATTCATGTGCACCGGCGCTTCGGTGCCTTTCGATCATCCCCACATCTTCATCGACATGGGCGACGACAACGAGAAGGTCTGTTCCTATTGCTCCACCCTTTACCGCTACAATCCGTCGCTGAAGGCCGAGCAGACCAATCCTCCAGGCTGCGTCTTCCATGTGAAGGCCGCCTGA
- a CDS encoding homoserine dehydrogenase: protein MADSLRIGIAGLGTVGASLVRILQQRSNELAITCGRAIEIIAVSARDRSRDRGIDLKGITWFDTPEQLANEADIDVLVELVGGASGQAEKAVRAALSRGLHVVTANKALLAKHGVELATIAEDKGALLNFEAAVAGGIPVIKALRESLTGNNVSRIYGIMNGTCNYILTKMEKEGLSFEVCLKEAQRLGYAEADPAFDIEGNDTAHKLAILTTLAFGNKISADDIYLEGITNISSEDIQAAAELGYRIKLLGVAQVTESGIEQRVHPTMVPLDSVIAQVDGVTNAVAIESDILGELLMVGPGAGGNATASAVLGDIADIAKSRPGAQQVPVLGRPAKSLTDYRRAKMKSHEGGYFIRLTVKDQAGVFASIATRMADNNISLESIVQRQRVHVEGAPQTIILVTHATMEDAIRKAVKAIKNEKYLVSEPQVIRIERT from the coding sequence ATGGCAGATTCATTGAGAATCGGCATAGCGGGGCTCGGCACTGTCGGCGCTTCGCTCGTGCGCATCCTCCAGCAGAGAAGCAACGAACTTGCGATTACCTGCGGACGCGCGATTGAGATTATTGCAGTGAGCGCGCGCGACCGTTCGCGTGACCGCGGCATCGATCTCAAGGGTATTACCTGGTTCGATACGCCGGAGCAGCTTGCAAACGAAGCCGATATCGACGTGTTGGTGGAACTGGTCGGCGGTGCTTCCGGCCAGGCGGAAAAAGCTGTGCGCGCAGCACTTTCGCGCGGTCTCCATGTGGTGACAGCTAACAAGGCGCTGCTTGCCAAGCACGGCGTCGAGCTGGCGACGATTGCCGAAGACAAGGGTGCGCTTCTCAATTTCGAAGCGGCTGTGGCCGGCGGTATTCCCGTCATCAAGGCGCTGCGTGAATCTCTCACCGGCAACAACGTGTCGCGCATCTACGGTATCATGAACGGCACCTGCAACTACATCCTGACCAAGATGGAGAAGGAAGGGCTGTCGTTCGAGGTCTGTTTGAAAGAAGCGCAGCGGCTGGGTTATGCCGAAGCCGATCCGGCCTTCGATATCGAGGGTAACGACACCGCCCACAAGCTCGCCATTCTGACGACGCTTGCCTTCGGCAACAAGATTTCGGCCGACGACATCTATCTCGAAGGCATCACCAACATCTCCAGCGAGGACATTCAGGCGGCCGCCGAGCTCGGTTATCGCATCAAGCTTCTCGGCGTGGCGCAGGTGACCGAATCCGGTATCGAGCAGCGGGTGCATCCGACCATGGTGCCGCTCGATTCCGTTATCGCGCAGGTTGATGGCGTTACCAATGCGGTGGCGATCGAGTCCGATATTCTTGGCGAACTTCTGATGGTTGGCCCAGGGGCGGGCGGCAATGCCACGGCCTCTGCCGTGCTCGGTGACATCGCCGATATCGCCAAGAGCCGTCCCGGTGCCCAGCAGGTTCCGGTGCTCGGCCGTCCGGCGAAGTCGCTGACCGATTATCGTCGCGCCAAGATGAAGAGCCATGAAGGCGGCTATTTCATCCGGCTGACGGTGAAGGACCAGGCGGGCGTCTTCGCCTCCATCGCTACCCGCATGGCGGATAACAACATCTCGCTGGAATCCATTGTGCAGCGCCAGCGCGTGCATGTGGAAGGCGCGCCGCAGACGATTATCCTCGTGACCCACGCGACGATGGAAGATGCGATCCGCAAGGCCGTCAAGGCGATCAAGAACGAGAAATATCTGGTCAGCGAACCGCAGGTCATCCGCATCGAGCGGACCTGA
- the recJ gene encoding single-stranded-DNA-specific exonuclease RecJ encodes MAMMEPADTVVRAFLSVERSATEQRWVSRLDQAAQNRALAMSQIHAIPELIARVLAGRGVGVDEALAFLDPTIRSLMPDPHMLTDCEKAAERLVRAIETGEKVAIFGDYDVDGAASSALMYRFLAHFGLTPEIYIPDRIFEGYGPNPAAMQQLAANGATLIVTVDCGSTSHESLNAAKDARTDVVVIDHHQVGSELPPAVALVNPNREDDLSGQGHLCAAGVVFLVLVATLRLLKDRRNRQAFTIDLLALLDIVALATVCDVVPLKGLNRAYVVKGLIAARHMNNAGLAALFRKAGLGGPVTPYHFGFLIGPRINAGGRIGDAALGSRLLTLDDSSQADVIAEKLDELNRERQAMEAVMLAEAEAEALYEYGDGSGAGVIVTARENWHPGIVGLLASRLKDRFRRPAFAIAFDPSGKGTGSGRSINGFDMGRMVRAAVDAGLLVKGGGHAMAAGLTVERANLGKLRTFFEEAAAKTVSELVESSVLKIDGAIGASGATLQLVDQLEQAGPYGSGHSQPIFAVPAHRLRDVRLVGTSHVKITLEAMDGSRLDGIAFRAAEAPLGQMLLNARGRSIHVAGTVGADLWQGQRRVQLRVLDAAFAP; translated from the coding sequence ATGGCAATGATGGAGCCGGCCGATACCGTGGTCCGCGCATTTCTAAGCGTGGAGCGGTCGGCGACAGAGCAACGTTGGGTTTCGCGGCTGGATCAGGCCGCACAGAACCGTGCGCTGGCCATGTCCCAGATCCACGCCATTCCCGAACTGATTGCCCGGGTGCTGGCCGGGCGAGGGGTGGGGGTGGATGAGGCTCTCGCTTTCCTCGATCCGACCATTCGCTCATTGATGCCCGACCCGCATATGCTGACAGATTGCGAAAAGGCTGCCGAAAGGCTGGTCCGTGCCATCGAGACCGGCGAGAAGGTGGCGATCTTCGGCGATTATGACGTCGATGGCGCCGCGTCTTCCGCGCTGATGTATCGGTTTCTCGCGCATTTCGGGCTGACGCCGGAAATCTATATTCCAGATCGTATTTTCGAGGGTTATGGGCCGAATCCGGCGGCGATGCAGCAGCTTGCCGCCAATGGCGCGACCCTGATCGTGACGGTCGATTGCGGCTCCACCAGCCATGAATCGCTGAATGCCGCAAAGGATGCCAGAACAGATGTGGTGGTGATCGATCACCACCAGGTCGGTTCGGAACTGCCGCCGGCGGTGGCTCTGGTCAATCCCAACCGCGAAGACGATCTTTCGGGGCAGGGGCATCTCTGCGCCGCAGGCGTGGTGTTTCTGGTTCTGGTCGCCACCCTCAGGCTGTTGAAGGACAGGCGCAACAGACAGGCGTTCACGATCGATCTGCTGGCGCTGCTGGATATAGTCGCACTCGCAACCGTATGCGACGTGGTGCCCTTGAAGGGGCTGAACCGCGCCTATGTGGTAAAGGGGTTGATTGCCGCGCGCCATATGAACAACGCCGGGCTGGCGGCGCTGTTCAGAAAGGCGGGGTTGGGCGGGCCGGTGACACCTTATCATTTCGGTTTCCTGATCGGGCCACGAATAAATGCCGGTGGCCGTATTGGCGATGCCGCACTGGGTAGCCGTCTGCTTACACTCGACGACTCGTCACAGGCGGACGTGATTGCCGAAAAGCTGGATGAGCTGAACCGCGAGCGACAGGCGATGGAAGCCGTGATGCTGGCGGAAGCCGAAGCGGAAGCGCTTTATGAGTATGGCGACGGGTCTGGCGCTGGCGTCATCGTTACCGCACGGGAAAACTGGCATCCTGGCATCGTTGGACTGCTCGCCTCACGCCTCAAGGACCGTTTCCGCCGCCCGGCCTTTGCCATCGCTTTCGATCCCTCTGGCAAGGGTACAGGCTCCGGCCGCTCGATCAATGGTTTCGATATGGGCAGAATGGTCCGCGCCGCTGTGGATGCCGGCCTGCTGGTCAAGGGTGGCGGTCACGCCATGGCCGCGGGCCTGACGGTGGAACGCGCCAATCTCGGCAAACTCCGAACCTTCTTCGAAGAAGCTGCCGCAAAGACGGTGAGCGAGCTGGTGGAAAGCAGCGTGCTGAAGATCGACGGTGCGATTGGCGCGTCTGGCGCGACCCTGCAGCTTGTCGATCAGCTGGAACAGGCTGGTCCTTATGGCTCCGGCCATTCTCAGCCCATTTTTGCCGTACCTGCCCACCGGCTGCGTGATGTGCGTCTGGTCGGCACCTCACACGTCAAGATCACGCTGGAGGCCATGGATGGTTCACGGCTGGACGGCATCGCATTCCGCGCCGCAGAGGCCCCTCTGGGGCAGATGCTGCTGAATGCGCGTGGCAGGTCCATCCACGTGGCAGGCACCGTGGGTGCCGATCTCTGGCAGGGCCAGAGGCGTGTGCAGCTGCGTGTTCTGGACGCGGCTTTCGCGCCCTGA
- a CDS encoding amino acid ABC transporter permease → MTISNHAFVRHTIEEAKPAPSSAVGISHWLRTKLFATPKDTVLTVLAIAFLAYLLPPIFKWLFVDAVWTGTDRIACLTASQGGALADDQSGACWAFVSAKFGQIMFGRYPIDERWRPILVMVMFTILLVPMLIPKAPFKRLNALALFIILPVIAFFLLIGGVFGLPVVETQLWGGLMVTLILSFFGIAVSLPFGILLALGRRSNLPVIKMLCVLFIEVIRGIPLITVLFFASIMLPLFLPDGWTFDKFLRALVGVSLFSSAYMAEVIRGGLQAIPKGQYEGADSLGLNYWQKTRLIVLPQALKLVIPGIVNTFIGLFKDTSLVSIIGMFDLLGIVTLNQSDANWATPVTAMTGYIFAGFIFWIFCFGMSRYSLFMERHLDTGHKR, encoded by the coding sequence ATGACGATCAGCAATCACGCGTTCGTGCGCCACACCATTGAAGAAGCCAAACCCGCGCCTTCAAGCGCGGTTGGTATCAGCCATTGGCTGCGCACTAAACTTTTCGCCACGCCGAAGGACACCGTCCTTACGGTTCTTGCCATCGCGTTCCTCGCCTATCTTTTGCCACCAATCTTCAAGTGGCTGTTCGTAGACGCGGTATGGACCGGTACGGATCGCATCGCCTGCCTCACCGCCTCCCAGGGCGGTGCGCTGGCCGATGACCAGTCCGGCGCATGCTGGGCCTTCGTTTCGGCGAAGTTCGGCCAGATCATGTTCGGCCGTTACCCGATCGATGAGCGCTGGCGTCCTATCCTTGTGATGGTCATGTTCACCATCCTCCTGGTGCCAATGCTCATTCCGAAAGCGCCGTTCAAGCGGCTCAATGCGCTGGCGCTTTTCATCATCCTGCCAGTCATTGCGTTTTTCCTCCTCATCGGCGGCGTCTTCGGCCTGCCGGTGGTGGAAACGCAGCTCTGGGGCGGCCTGATGGTCACCCTGATCCTGTCTTTCTTCGGAATTGCAGTGTCCCTGCCCTTCGGCATTCTTCTGGCGCTTGGCCGCCGGTCGAACCTGCCGGTAATAAAAATGCTGTGCGTGCTTTTCATCGAAGTTATCAGAGGTATTCCTCTGATCACCGTCCTGTTCTTCGCCAGCATCATGCTGCCGCTGTTCCTTCCCGACGGCTGGACCTTCGACAAGTTCCTGCGCGCTCTGGTCGGCGTGTCGCTCTTCTCGTCCGCCTATATGGCGGAGGTGATCCGTGGCGGCTTGCAGGCCATCCCGAAGGGGCAATATGAAGGGGCAGACTCGCTCGGCCTGAACTATTGGCAGAAAACCCGGCTGATCGTGCTGCCGCAGGCGCTGAAGCTCGTCATTCCGGGCATCGTCAACACCTTCATCGGTCTTTTCAAGGACACGTCGCTGGTCTCGATCATCGGCATGTTTGACCTGCTTGGCATTGTCACACTCAACCAATCGGATGCGAACTGGGCGACACCTGTCACCGCAATGACGGGCTATATTTTCGCCGGGTTCATATTCTGGATATTCTGCTTCGGCATGTCGCGTTATTCGCTGTTCATGGAACGGCACCTCGACACCGGGCATAAACGATAA
- a CDS encoding cystathionine beta-lyase, with protein sequence MTKTNDLLSTAGMNTRLTHGGNDPADCFGFVNPPIVRGSTVLFPDAETLSTENQKYTYGTHGTPTTDALCNLVNELEGSFGTILVPSGLAAITVPFLAYLGAGDHALIVDSVYFPTRRFCNTMLKKLGVEVEYYDPAIGTGIEALIRPNTKLVHLEAPGSNTFEIQDVRLITEIAHRHDCVVTMDNTWATPLYFKPLDFGVDVSIHAATKYPSGHSDVLMGFVSANEKHWKTLYQANTNLGICVTPDDAYQILRGMRSMGIRLAHHQKSALDIATWLESRDDVVSVLHPALPSFAGHELWKRDFKGASGVFSFVLKAEEGKYKQTAAAFLNALTFFGLGYSWGGYESLAVSVSLVDRTIAKGPSEGPVIRLQIGLEDIADLKKDLEAGFAAAAGV encoded by the coding sequence ATGACCAAGACCAATGACCTGCTTTCCACCGCAGGTATGAATACGCGCCTGACCCATGGCGGCAACGATCCCGCCGACTGTTTCGGTTTCGTCAATCCGCCCATCGTGCGCGGTTCTACCGTGCTTTTCCCCGATGCCGAGACGCTTTCGACCGAAAACCAGAAATACACCTATGGCACCCACGGCACGCCGACGACCGATGCGCTATGCAATCTCGTCAATGAGCTGGAGGGTTCTTTCGGAACCATTCTCGTGCCATCGGGCCTTGCGGCGATCACCGTGCCGTTCCTCGCCTATCTTGGCGCCGGCGATCATGCGCTGATCGTCGATTCGGTTTATTTTCCCACACGCCGCTTTTGCAACACGATGCTGAAGAAGCTTGGTGTGGAGGTGGAGTATTACGACCCGGCGATCGGGACGGGTATCGAAGCGCTGATCCGCCCGAATACCAAGCTGGTGCATCTTGAAGCGCCGGGTTCCAATACCTTCGAGATTCAGGACGTTCGGCTGATCACCGAGATTGCCCATAGGCACGATTGCGTCGTGACGATGGACAATACCTGGGCGACACCGCTTTATTTCAAGCCGCTTGATTTCGGTGTCGATGTTTCCATCCATGCCGCCACCAAATATCCGTCAGGTCATTCCGATGTCCTGATGGGCTTTGTTTCCGCCAATGAAAAGCACTGGAAGACGCTTTATCAGGCGAACACCAATCTTGGCATCTGCGTGACGCCTGATGACGCCTATCAGATACTGCGCGGCATGCGCTCCATGGGCATTCGACTTGCGCACCACCAGAAAAGCGCCCTCGACATCGCCACCTGGCTGGAAAGCCGCGACGACGTCGTGAGCGTTCTGCATCCGGCCCTGCCGAGCTTTGCCGGGCATGAACTCTGGAAGCGCGATTTCAAGGGCGCGAGCGGCGTATTTTCCTTCGTGCTGAAGGCCGAAGAGGGCAAATACAAGCAGACTGCGGCGGCATTCCTGAATGCGCTGACCTTCTTCGGGCTCGGCTATTCCTGGGGTGGATACGAATCGCTTGCCGTGTCGGTGTCGCTTGTCGACAGGACGATTGCCAAAGGCCCGTCGGAAGGTCCGGTCATCCGTCTGCAGATAGGGCTTGAAGATATCGCCGACCTCAAGAAGGATCTCGAGGCCGGGTTTGCGGCGGCAGCCGGGGTTTGA
- a CDS encoding amino acid ABC transporter permease — MAGNAVSSQRSRAQSASSLIYDPRIRGIFYQVLTVVILTAFVWIIVTNTITNLQRSNISSGFGFLNGRAGFDIGQSLIAYTSDATYGRALLVGILNTIQVAFFGIIAASIIGFIVGIARLSNNWLISKLAQAYVEIFRNIPPLLVIFFWYKGVISVLPQARDSLQLPLGTYLNNRGFFFPKPLWGEGTWLIPLAFVVAIVISVFIYRWAKARQERTGEQFRTGITATLLIIGLPAATFLALGSPLTFDYPIAGRFNLAGGSVVAPEFMSLFLALSFYTASFIAEIVRGGIKAVAKGQTEAAEALGLRASTTTRLIVVPQAMRIIIPPLTSQYLNLTKNSSLAVAVGFADIVSVGGTILNQTGQAVEVVAIWLVLYLSLSILTAVVMNWLNAKMALVER; from the coding sequence ATGGCAGGCAACGCGGTCAGTTCGCAACGATCGCGCGCGCAAAGCGCGTCGTCACTCATTTACGATCCACGCATACGCGGAATTTTTTATCAGGTTCTGACAGTCGTCATCCTGACCGCCTTCGTCTGGATCATCGTGACGAATACGATCACAAATCTTCAACGGTCAAACATTTCGTCCGGCTTCGGCTTCCTCAATGGAAGAGCCGGCTTCGATATCGGCCAGTCGCTGATCGCTTACACCAGCGATGCGACCTATGGCCGGGCATTGCTCGTTGGTATTCTCAACACAATTCAGGTCGCATTTTTCGGCATCATCGCCGCGTCGATCATCGGTTTCATCGTCGGTATCGCCCGGCTGTCCAACAACTGGCTGATCTCGAAGCTGGCGCAGGCCTATGTGGAAATCTTCCGCAACATCCCGCCCCTGCTCGTCATCTTCTTCTGGTACAAGGGCGTCATCTCCGTTCTGCCGCAGGCCCGCGATTCGCTGCAGCTTCCACTTGGGACCTACCTCAACAATCGCGGCTTCTTCTTTCCAAAGCCTCTCTGGGGCGAAGGGACGTGGCTGATACCGCTCGCTTTTGTGGTCGCCATCGTCATCAGCGTGTTCATTTATCGCTGGGCGAAGGCCAGGCAGGAAAGAACCGGCGAGCAGTTCCGCACCGGCATCACCGCAACACTTCTCATCATCGGCCTTCCGGCTGCGACATTCCTCGCGCTCGGCTCACCCCTGACATTCGATTACCCGATTGCCGGGCGGTTCAACCTTGCGGGCGGTTCGGTCGTCGCACCTGAATTCATGTCGCTGTTTCTGGCGCTCTCCTTCTACACCGCTTCCTTTATCGCCGAGATCGTTCGCGGCGGCATCAAGGCCGTGGCAAAAGGGCAGACCGAGGCAGCGGAGGCATTGGGGCTTCGCGCCAGCACGACGACACGTCTGATTGTCGTTCCTCAGGCGATGCGCATCATCATCCCGCCACTGACAAGCCAGTATCTCAACCTGACCAAGAACTCATCGCTTGCGGTCGCGGTCGGTTTCGCCGACATCGTCTCCGTTGGCGGCACGATTCTGAACCAGACGGGACAGGCGGTCGAAGTTGTCGCTATCTGGCTCGTTCTCTATCTCTCGCTGTCCATTCTCACGGCCGTGGTCATGAACTGGTTGAACGCGAAAATGGCCCTGGTGGAGAGATAA
- a CDS encoding amino acid ABC transporter ATP-binding protein, translating into MAETQTKKLAVSTTDVAIELVGMNKWYGDFHVLRDINLKVMKGERIVIAGPSGSGKSTMIRCINRLEEHQSGTINVDGIELTNDLKKIDEVRREVGMVFQHFNLFPHLTILENCTLAPIWVRKMPKKEAEEVAMHYLKRVKIPEQAHKYPGQLSGGQQQRVAIARSLCMKPKIMLFDEPTSALDPEMVKEVLDTMVSLAEDGMTMLCVTHEMGFARQVANRVIFMDQGQIVEQNSPAEFFDNPQHERTRLFLSQILH; encoded by the coding sequence ATGGCAGAAACCCAAACAAAAAAACTGGCCGTTTCGACAACGGACGTGGCAATCGAACTCGTCGGCATGAACAAGTGGTATGGCGACTTCCACGTCCTGCGCGACATCAACCTGAAGGTGATGAAGGGCGAGCGTATCGTCATCGCCGGTCCTTCGGGATCAGGCAAATCGACCATGATCCGCTGCATCAACCGGCTGGAAGAACATCAGTCGGGCACGATCAACGTCGACGGTATCGAACTCACCAACGATCTGAAGAAGATCGATGAGGTGCGTCGTGAAGTCGGCATGGTGTTCCAGCACTTCAACCTCTTCCCGCATTTGACGATTCTGGAAAACTGCACGCTGGCGCCAATCTGGGTTCGCAAGATGCCCAAAAAGGAAGCCGAAGAAGTGGCGATGCACTATCTGAAGCGCGTCAAGATCCCCGAACAGGCGCATAAATACCCTGGCCAGCTCTCCGGCGGTCAGCAGCAGCGCGTGGCAATCGCCCGCTCGCTGTGCATGAAGCCGAAGATCATGCTGTTTGACGAGCCGACCTCGGCGCTTGACCCGGAAATGGTCAAGGAAGTGCTTGATACCATGGTCAGCCTTGCCGAAGACGGCATGACGATGCTGTGCGTGACCCACGAAATGGGCTTTGCCCGCCAGGTCGCAAACCGCGTCATCTTCATGGACCAGGGCCAGATCGTCGAACAGAATTCGCCCGCCGAATTCTTCGACAATCCCCAGCACGAGCGCACGAGGCTGTTCCTCAGCCAGATCCTGCACTGA
- a CDS encoding amino acid ABC transporter substrate-binding protein, protein MKKAILSAVIGAAVLGGASVASAATLQDVKSKGFVTCGVSAGIPGFSNPDDKGEWSGIDVDYCRGIATAVFGDPTKAKFVALSSKDRFPALQSGEVDVLTRNTTWTISRDTSLGFNFRTVNYYDGQGFIAKKGLNVKSALELSGAAVCVQTGTTTELNLADYFKTNNLQYNPVVFEKESDATSAYDSGRCDVYTTDQSGLYAIRLKLKNPDDNIVLPEVISKEPLGPAVRQGDDQWFDIVTWVHYAMVNAEELGITSKNVDEQKNSANPDIKRLLGTEEGTKIGTDLGVTNDWAYNIVKKVGNYGEVFDRNVGAGSPLKIERGQNALWTKGGLQYAPPVR, encoded by the coding sequence ATGAAAAAGGCAATTCTGTCGGCCGTTATCGGCGCAGCAGTTTTGGGAGGAGCCTCGGTCGCTTCGGCTGCGACGCTTCAGGACGTGAAGTCGAAAGGTTTCGTCACCTGCGGCGTGAGCGCTGGCATTCCGGGATTTTCCAATCCCGATGACAAGGGCGAATGGTCCGGCATCGACGTGGACTATTGCCGCGGTATTGCCACTGCGGTTTTCGGCGATCCTACAAAGGCTAAATTTGTCGCTCTTTCGAGCAAGGACCGTTTTCCGGCTCTCCAGTCTGGCGAGGTCGACGTTCTGACCCGTAACACCACCTGGACGATCAGCCGCGACACATCGCTCGGCTTCAACTTCCGTACCGTCAACTATTATGACGGCCAGGGCTTCATCGCCAAGAAGGGCCTCAACGTGAAGTCCGCGCTTGAGCTTTCCGGCGCCGCCGTCTGCGTTCAGACCGGCACGACCACCGAGCTCAACCTTGCCGACTACTTCAAGACCAACAACCTGCAGTACAACCCGGTTGTTTTCGAAAAGGAATCCGATGCGACTTCGGCTTATGATTCCGGCCGTTGCGACGTTTACACCACCGACCAGTCCGGTCTGTACGCTATCCGTCTCAAGCTGAAGAACCCCGATGACAACATCGTTCTGCCTGAAGTGATCTCCAAGGAGCCGCTTGGACCGGCCGTTCGCCAGGGCGACGACCAGTGGTTCGACATCGTCACGTGGGTTCACTACGCGATGGTCAACGCCGAAGAGCTGGGCATCACGTCGAAAAACGTCGACGAGCAGAAGAACAGCGCCAACCCTGATATCAAGCGTCTGCTTGGCACTGAAGAAGGCACCAAGATCGGTACCGATCTCGGCGTGACGAACGACTGGGCCTACAACATCGTCAAGAAGGTCGGCAACTACGGCGAAGTCTTCGACCGTAACGTTGGCGCCGGCTCGCCGCTGAAGATCGAGCGTGGCCAGAACGCGCTTTGGACCAAGGGCGGCCTGCAATACGCACCGCCGGTTCGTTGA